The segment AGGCAAAACTTCCGAAGAATTTTTCGACGAAAGCACAAGCTTTAAAGTTTTTAGAGCTTAATGCTTCTGCAACTTTTAAAGTTGCAGATTTAGAGAAAAAACCAGCTAAGAAATCACCAGCAGCACCATTTACTACCTCTACATTACAGCAAGAAGCATCTAGGAAATTGGGCTTCTCAGTGAGCAGAACCATGAGCAATGCACAACGTTTGTATGAAGCGGGTTTAATTACGTATATGAGAACCGATAGTGTCAATCTTTCCGATGAAGCTAGAAAAGGTGCTCAGGCAGAAATTGAAGATGCTTATGGCTCGAAGTTCAGTAAACCAAGAACCTATAAAGGAAAATCTAAAGGGGCTCAAGAGGCTCACGAGGCCATTAGACCGACAGATTTTAAAAGGCACTCAGTCGATATTGAAAGAGATCAAGCACGATTGTATGATTTAATTTGGAAACGTGCTATAGCCTCCCAAATGAGTGATGCCGAATTAGAACGAACCAATGTTAAAATACAAGCATCGACACATAAAGAGACATTTACGGCAAATGGAGAGGTGATTACATTTGAAGGATTTTTAAAAGTTTACCTTGAAGGAACAGATGATGAAGATATAGAGCAAGAAGGTATGTTGCCCGCAATGCGAATTAATGAAACCCTATTAAATAGCTATATTTCCGCAACCGAACGTTTTTCACGTGCACCATATCGGTACACAGAAGCTTCATTGGTAAAGCAATTGGAAGAGCTTGGTATTGGTCGACCATCTACTTATGCGCCAACTATTTCTACAATTCAAAATAGAAATTATGTAGCAAAAGGTAGTAATGAAGGTGTTGAACGTAACTATTCTCAGTTGCGCCTACAAAATGGACAGATAAGTGATAATCAATTAACTGAAAAAGTCAATAGTGATAAAGGGAAGTTGGTACCAACAGATATTGGAATGATCGTTACCGATTTCTTAGTAACACATTTCGGTAGTATTTTAGATTATAACTTTACCGCGAAAGTAGAGGCAGATTTTGATCAAATTGCAGAAGGTAAAGAGGATTGGACGAAAATGATGAGAGATTTCTACAAGAGTTTTCATCCTACAGTAGAAGATGTTGCTGAAAATGCTGATCGCGAATCTGGTGAGCGTATATTAGGTAAAGATCCGAAAACTGGAAAGCAGGTGAGTGTGCGTCTGGGTAAATTTGGACCGATGGTGCAAATTGGAACTGTTGATGATGAAGAAAAACCGCAGTTTGCAAGTTTGTCTCCAGATCAGCAATTGACCACAATTACTTACGAAGAGGCCATGGAGCTCTTTAAATTACCAAAACAACTAGGGACATACGAAGGAGAAACTCTAGAAGTCAATAATGGTCGTTTTGGGCCTTATGTGAAATTTGGAAAGAAATTTGTGTCGCTTCCAGCTGGAACAAATCCAATGGATGTTGAAATGGAATTAGCTATAGAGCTGATTAAAGAAAAGCAAAAAGCTGACGCTCCT is part of the Formosa sp. Hel1_31_208 genome and harbors:
- the topA gene encoding type I DNA topoisomerase; the encoded protein is MPKNLVIVESPAKAKTIEKFLGKDFKVESSFGHIADLPSKELGVDVDGDFKPKYQVSKDKKDVVKKLKALAKKAEMVWLASDEDREGEAIAWHLAETLELDKAKTKRIVFHEITKSAIKKAIENPRGIDYDLVDAQQARRVLDRIVGYELSPVLWRKVKGGLSAGRVQSVSVRLIVEREREITNFSPVASYRIDAEFSNEDGQTFKAKLPKNFSTKAQALKFLELNASATFKVADLEKKPAKKSPAAPFTTSTLQQEASRKLGFSVSRTMSNAQRLYEAGLITYMRTDSVNLSDEARKGAQAEIEDAYGSKFSKPRTYKGKSKGAQEAHEAIRPTDFKRHSVDIERDQARLYDLIWKRAIASQMSDAELERTNVKIQASTHKETFTANGEVITFEGFLKVYLEGTDDEDIEQEGMLPAMRINETLLNSYISATERFSRAPYRYTEASLVKQLEELGIGRPSTYAPTISTIQNRNYVAKGSNEGVERNYSQLRLQNGQISDNQLTEKVNSDKGKLVPTDIGMIVTDFLVTHFGSILDYNFTAKVEADFDQIAEGKEDWTKMMRDFYKSFHPTVEDVAENADRESGERILGKDPKTGKQVSVRLGKFGPMVQIGTVDDEEKPQFASLSPDQQLTTITYEEAMELFKLPKQLGTYEGETLEVNNGRFGPYVKFGKKFVSLPAGTNPMDVEMELAIELIKEKQKADAPIYTYQDLPVQKGKGRFGPFIKWNNMFINVNKKYDWDNLSDSDIVTLIEEKIQKEIDKVIHNWEDEGIRVEKARWGRHNILKGKVKVELPKTVDVSKMTLEEAQAYIEKKAPKKKVATKKKTTKKKTTTKK